The following coding sequences are from one Natrarchaeobius halalkaliphilus window:
- a CDS encoding metallophosphoesterase family protein, which translates to MARFHPAIAAQTLSLDPSDWDRTFVIGDVHGCRATLERLLDQLGICENDLVVFVGDLVRRGPDNHGVVEIVRSAPNMYSVRGNNEEKIIAATRNVGNLTTDDIDWLRSLPVVISWTETIVVHAGVDPRKPLTDQTVENLLDIDLLNPDDESSPFWWEEYDGSLRIIFGHEPLEEPLIDDTLVGIDTGCVYGGSLTAYDCRNDRAIRTAVDNSEVYDWRF; encoded by the coding sequence ATGGCTCGATTCCACCCCGCGATAGCGGCTCAGACACTCTCGCTCGATCCGTCCGACTGGGACCGGACGTTCGTGATCGGTGACGTCCACGGCTGTCGCGCCACGCTGGAACGGTTGCTCGATCAGCTCGGAATCTGCGAGAACGATCTCGTCGTCTTCGTCGGCGATCTCGTTCGGCGGGGGCCGGACAATCACGGCGTCGTCGAGATCGTTCGATCGGCTCCCAACATGTACTCGGTTCGCGGAAACAACGAAGAGAAGATAATCGCCGCCACGCGGAACGTCGGTAACCTCACGACCGACGACATCGACTGGCTTCGGTCGTTGCCGGTCGTCATCTCCTGGACGGAAACGATCGTCGTCCACGCGGGAGTTGATCCTCGAAAACCGCTCACGGATCAGACCGTCGAGAACCTCCTGGACATCGATTTACTGAATCCCGACGACGAATCCAGCCCGTTCTGGTGGGAAGAATACGACGGCTCTCTGCGCATTATTTTCGGCCACGAACCGCTCGAAGAGCCCCTGATCGATGACACCCTCGTCGGCATCGACACGGGGTGTGTCTACGGCGGATCGTTAACGGCCTACGACTGCCGGAACGACCGGGCGATACGTACCGCTGTCGACAACTCCGAGGTCTACGACTGGCGATTCTAG
- a CDS encoding 2,3-butanediol dehydrogenase, with amino-acid sequence MKTARYHGPHDIRLEETAPPDVGPQDVRLEVDSCGICGTDLHEYRDGPIFVPDEPHPVTGVTAPIVLGHEFSGVVSETGTDVSRISRGDRVVVHPNVPCLDCHYCEEGTYRRCNASVAIGLQTETGGFAEQAVVSERQIHRLPDAVSLSAGALVEPLAVGLHAVRRSDLRTGDTAAVFGAGPVGLAVAWAAANAGAKRVFVSEPATVRRRCALEVGADTVADPVETDPVDVIRSGTIDGVDVAFEFAGREETIDDAIRSTKRGGTIVVGSVWNRQPGVDLNEVVGAERELRGTNCYGFPPRSFRTEFDAVINSLANGDVDPDTFITERIALESVVDAGFERLLEQGTDHVKILVEP; translated from the coding sequence ATGAAGACCGCACGCTATCATGGCCCACACGATATTCGTCTCGAGGAGACGGCTCCGCCGGACGTTGGACCGCAAGACGTTCGTCTCGAGGTCGATTCGTGTGGGATTTGTGGGACGGATCTCCACGAGTACAGGGACGGTCCGATCTTCGTTCCCGACGAACCCCATCCTGTGACCGGCGTCACTGCACCGATCGTCCTCGGCCACGAGTTCTCCGGCGTCGTCTCCGAGACCGGCACTGACGTCTCGCGGATCTCCCGGGGCGACCGCGTCGTCGTCCACCCGAACGTTCCCTGTCTCGACTGTCACTACTGCGAGGAGGGGACGTACCGCCGCTGTAACGCTTCCGTCGCGATCGGTTTGCAGACCGAGACTGGCGGATTTGCAGAGCAGGCGGTCGTATCCGAACGGCAGATCCACCGGCTCCCGGACGCCGTCTCGCTGTCCGCGGGAGCGCTCGTCGAGCCGCTCGCCGTCGGCCTACACGCCGTTCGTCGGTCGGACCTTCGGACGGGCGATACCGCTGCCGTCTTCGGTGCGGGTCCCGTCGGTCTCGCGGTCGCGTGGGCCGCCGCGAACGCCGGTGCAAAGCGCGTGTTCGTCTCGGAACCGGCCACGGTCCGACGGCGATGCGCCCTCGAGGTCGGTGCCGACACTGTCGCCGATCCGGTCGAGACGGATCCGGTCGACGTGATTCGATCCGGGACGATCGACGGCGTCGACGTCGCGTTCGAGTTCGCCGGCCGCGAGGAGACGATCGACGACGCGATCCGGTCGACGAAACGCGGCGGAACGATCGTCGTCGGGAGCGTCTGGAATCGACAGCCCGGCGTCGACCTCAACGAGGTGGTCGGCGCGGAACGGGAACTCCGTGGAACGAACTGTTATGGGTTCCCGCCGCGTTCGTTCAGAACGGAGTTCGACGCGGTGATCAACTCGCTCGCGAACGGCGACGTCGATCCCGACACGTTCATCACCGAACGCATCGCCCTCGAGAGCGTCGTCGACGCGGGTTTCGAACGACTGCTCGAACAGGGGACCGACCACGTAAAGATCCTCGTCGAGCCCTGA
- a CDS encoding Gfo/Idh/MocA family protein, producing the protein MRIAIIGCGTIAQVMHLPYAAELPELEVYALVDPAVDRAETLAERNGVPHHFESTEELLAQVGGELDAAIVLTPPQAHADAVIPILERDIDVLVEKPLAISPEDADRMVEAADASDSTAMVAYMKRYDPAYERAREEIEKIEEIDLITAYDVDPDHGRILDEVYDTVGGSVPDSFIEASSRKRRDDALSAIGVDDSETDGDDGLADDYDWHLEHICHDVNALRGLFGDVERIDHVDVFADGRYATAHLVYEGGNRCVLDSGLSNRKWFEEWLRVDAPDRAVTIEYSNPFIKNTPTEVSVKQGIETLSETTHTPSYDESFKCEIRHFTRAAAGEAAVETTFAEARDDVYLIADLFRVYDGVEPLGTYHTTE; encoded by the coding sequence ATGCGAATCGCGATTATCGGTTGTGGGACCATCGCGCAGGTGATGCACCTCCCGTACGCGGCCGAGCTTCCGGAACTCGAGGTCTACGCCCTCGTCGATCCGGCGGTCGACCGCGCGGAGACGCTCGCCGAGCGAAACGGCGTTCCACACCACTTCGAATCAACGGAGGAATTACTCGCCCAGGTCGGCGGCGAACTCGATGCCGCGATCGTGCTGACACCGCCACAGGCACACGCTGACGCGGTCATCCCGATTCTCGAGCGCGATATCGACGTTCTGGTCGAGAAACCACTCGCGATCTCACCGGAAGATGCCGACCGGATGGTCGAGGCGGCGGACGCGAGCGACTCGACGGCGATGGTCGCGTACATGAAACGGTATGACCCCGCCTACGAACGCGCCCGCGAGGAGATCGAGAAGATCGAGGAAATCGATCTGATCACCGCCTACGACGTCGATCCGGATCACGGTCGAATTCTCGACGAGGTGTACGACACCGTCGGCGGCAGCGTACCGGACTCGTTCATCGAGGCGAGTTCACGGAAGCGACGGGACGATGCCCTCTCTGCGATCGGCGTCGACGACAGCGAGACCGACGGAGACGACGGTCTCGCGGACGATTACGACTGGCACCTGGAACACATCTGCCACGACGTAAATGCACTTCGCGGCCTGTTTGGCGACGTCGAGCGGATCGATCACGTCGACGTCTTCGCTGACGGCCGCTACGCGACGGCCCACCTCGTCTACGAGGGTGGAAACCGCTGCGTGCTCGATTCCGGTCTCTCGAATCGGAAGTGGTTCGAGGAGTGGCTCAGGGTGGACGCACCGGACAGGGCCGTTACGATCGAGTACTCGAATCCCTTCATCAAGAACACCCCGACGGAGGTCTCCGTCAAGCAGGGGATCGAGACGCTGTCCGAAACGACGCACACGCCATCGTACGACGAGAGCTTCAAGTGCGAGATCAGACACTTCACTCGAGCAGCCGCCGGCGAGGCGGCGGTCGAGACGACCTTTGCGGAAGCCCGCGACGACGTCTATCTCATCGCTGATCTGTTCAGAGTGTACGACGGCGTCGAACCGCTCGGAACCTATCACACGACGGAGTAA
- a CDS encoding HpcH/HpaI aldolase family protein, translating into MSNLLKQKIEEREYPVGNWVSIGHPTVVEVNAMLGFDFVLIDTEHTTMSLETVEHLVRAAEARNEETGSVVRVPDGDPTRIKRVLDIGVDGVMIPMVETAEEAERIVESTLYPPDGIRGIAGGRAAKYGLDFQRYVNTANGSILKIAQIETKTGLENVEEIAAVDGIDALFIGPADLSGSLEKLGDYDAIKVHDAIDTVLDAGREHETPVGTLTLDNDRIERRVEQGFDFQIVGKDAAHLSSSSEDAKDRYERAIAERTELAQQSNK; encoded by the coding sequence ATGAGTAATCTACTGAAACAGAAGATCGAAGAACGTGAGTACCCAGTCGGAAACTGGGTATCGATCGGCCATCCGACCGTGGTCGAAGTGAACGCGATGCTCGGGTTCGACTTCGTTTTGATCGACACCGAACACACGACGATGAGCCTCGAGACCGTCGAGCATCTCGTTCGTGCAGCGGAGGCTCGAAACGAAGAGACGGGATCGGTCGTCCGGGTTCCGGACGGCGATCCAACCAGGATCAAGCGCGTCCTGGACATAGGGGTCGACGGCGTCATGATACCGATGGTCGAAACCGCCGAGGAGGCAGAGCGAATCGTCGAGTCGACGTTGTATCCACCTGACGGCATCCGCGGTATCGCGGGCGGACGGGCAGCCAAGTACGGCCTCGACTTCCAGAGGTACGTCAACACTGCGAACGGATCGATTCTCAAGATCGCACAGATCGAAACGAAAACGGGTCTCGAGAACGTCGAGGAGATCGCGGCAGTCGACGGCATCGATGCGCTGTTCATTGGACCGGCGGATCTCTCGGGATCACTCGAGAAACTCGGGGATTACGACGCGATCAAGGTCCACGATGCGATCGATACGGTACTCGATGCCGGAAGGGAACACGAGACGCCGGTCGGAACGCTAACGCTCGACAACGACCGGATCGAGCGACGCGTCGAGCAAGGGTTCGACTTCCAGATCGTCGGGAAAGATGCTGCTCACCTCTCGAGCTCGAGCGAAGACGCAAAGGACCGATACGAACGGGCGATAGCTGAGCGCACCGAGCTGGCCCAGCAGTCGAATAAATAG
- a CDS encoding Gfo/Idh/MocA family protein, which translates to MTLKIGFLGYGMMARAHAHALNRLPLFFPEAPETDRTIIAGRDPDGVSNAADRLGFDRSTTDWREVVPAVDVLYVLTPPTVHREPTVEALESGVHVLCEKPLSTSVSAGERMVETAADSDAVVGCGFNYRFLPAIQLLKQFVEEGELGTIRHVRGQFLQNWQADATDAWTWRNDAEIAGAGRVADAGSHSFDLARWLVGPIDSVSGQLTTTIDNRPVDGTDERRTVSTDDAYGVLARFDSGARAIFDGSRVATGHTNTNTIELVGSRGTARFHCERLNELEVCLEGDRGFRTISVTDPEDPYVDRWWPPGHGLGWEHSVVHENYEFLSAIRDDGTFEPDFETGLAVARIVDAVRRSDETGRRVAIR; encoded by the coding sequence ATGACACTCAAGATTGGCTTTCTCGGGTACGGAATGATGGCCCGGGCACACGCACACGCGTTGAATCGATTACCGCTGTTCTTTCCGGAAGCGCCGGAGACCGACCGAACGATCATCGCCGGCCGTGATCCGGACGGCGTCTCGAACGCCGCCGACCGACTTGGCTTCGACCGATCGACGACGGACTGGCGGGAGGTCGTCCCTGCGGTCGACGTCCTCTACGTCCTGACGCCGCCGACCGTCCACCGCGAACCGACGGTCGAAGCGCTCGAGTCGGGCGTCCACGTCCTCTGTGAGAAACCGCTTTCGACGTCCGTCTCCGCCGGCGAGCGAATGGTCGAGACGGCTGCCGACTCGGACGCCGTCGTCGGCTGTGGTTTCAACTACCGGTTCCTCCCGGCGATTCAGCTATTGAAACAATTCGTCGAAGAGGGTGAACTGGGGACCATCCGCCACGTCCGGGGCCAATTCCTCCAGAACTGGCAGGCGGACGCGACCGACGCCTGGACGTGGAGAAACGACGCCGAGATCGCCGGTGCGGGACGGGTCGCTGACGCTGGCTCACACTCCTTCGATCTCGCCCGGTGGCTCGTCGGGCCGATCGATTCCGTCAGCGGTCAGCTTACGACGACGATCGATAACCGGCCGGTCGACGGAACGGACGAGCGACGGACGGTGAGCACCGACGACGCCTACGGCGTTCTCGCCCGGTTCGACTCGGGCGCTCGAGCGATCTTCGACGGCTCGCGGGTCGCGACGGGCCACACGAACACGAACACCATCGAACTCGTTGGCTCGAGGGGAACGGCCCGGTTCCACTGTGAACGGCTCAACGAACTCGAGGTGTGTCTCGAGGGCGACCGTGGCTTCCGGACGATCAGCGTGACCGATCCGGAGGATCCGTACGTCGATCGATGGTGGCCCCCCGGACACGGTCTGGGCTGGGAGCACTCGGTGGTTCACGAGAACTACGAGTTCCTGAGCGCGATTCGCGACGACGGGACGTTCGAACCCGATTTCGAGACCGGCCTCGCGGTGGCTCGGATCGTCGACGCGGTTCGACGAAGCGACGAAACCGGTCGTCGGGTCGCGATTCGATAG
- a CDS encoding 2-phosphosulfolactate phosphatase: protein MAEATYQLDGPLAEATIPSQTSIPSDPEPGTYVVIDVASFSTTVVELLNNGASYIHITDERGDEFGFRDEHPEAKIGGGKTDDYEPTEGYDFYNSPSYVQSVDVDGRPVAMTSSNGGAAVTDLDTRGGDDVEIYISSMTNAKAIADHLRADDAETIAVIAGSNGKPSPEDAAGAILFHRYFEENPPTEPELEMLKTVVTSGKASKYHDQPDIKHRDLLEYCSAVNTRSVIPKLEDGALVDVAGNGAERE, encoded by the coding sequence ATGGCAGAGGCTACCTATCAGCTAGACGGTCCGTTGGCCGAGGCGACGATCCCCTCTCAAACGTCGATTCCGTCCGATCCAGAGCCGGGAACCTACGTCGTAATCGACGTTGCGAGCTTTTCGACGACGGTCGTCGAGTTGCTGAACAACGGAGCATCGTACATCCACATCACGGACGAGCGTGGTGACGAGTTCGGGTTTCGGGACGAACACCCGGAGGCCAAAATCGGTGGTGGCAAGACGGACGACTACGAGCCGACCGAAGGATACGACTTTTACAATTCACCCAGCTACGTCCAGTCGGTCGATGTCGACGGCCGTCCGGTCGCGATGACGTCGTCGAACGGAGGAGCAGCAGTGACCGACCTCGATACCCGAGGCGGTGACGACGTCGAGATATACATCAGCTCGATGACTAACGCGAAGGCGATCGCAGATCACCTTCGAGCCGACGACGCGGAGACGATCGCGGTCATCGCCGGCTCGAACGGAAAACCCTCACCGGAGGACGCCGCCGGTGCGATCCTGTTCCATCGATATTTCGAGGAAAACCCGCCGACTGAGCCGGAACTCGAGATGCTCAAAACGGTCGTCACGTCGGGGAAGGCCTCGAAGTATCACGATCAGCCGGATATCAAACACCGGGATCTGCTGGAGTACTGTTCGGCCGTGAACACCAGATCGGTGATCCCGAAACTCGAGGACGGAGCGCTAGTCGACGTCGCAGGAAACGGAGCAGAACGCGAATGA
- a CDS encoding CoA-acylating methylmalonate-semialdehyde dehydrogenase, whose protein sequence is MAGQEQTQLTASVPDVAQNYVGGEWTVPADGEEHSLENPATGDSIATVHYASANDVETVVDTAADAFDDWRRTPPVERIQYLFDLKAELEDRQEDIAQALTREHGKTLSEARGEVRRGIENVEVASGIPNMFREQSGNVEDVASGVDERSVREPLGVFTAIVPFNFPAMIPLWFLPYAVATGNTFVLKPSERVPLSSQIIFDAVDAAGFPDGVVNLVNGDAEAVNALMEHPEVAGVSFVGSSPVAKYVYETAAQEGKRVQAQGGAKNYAVVTESASLSEAVPNIIGSVYGNAGQRCLANDVVVGVGDVYDDLREQLIDGAESLTVGYGIDEETDVGPLITGDSRERVLDLIDDALEEGAELVLDGRDYEHPEYDGHFLGPTFLEGVTTDMEITQTEIFGPVLCLADASDLGEAIEMVNSTRYGNASSIYTERGGEARTYRYEVDAGNIGVNVGVCAPMGFFHFGGRKDSFFGDLHAQGEDAVNFYTEKTILIERWNQ, encoded by the coding sequence ATGGCTGGTCAAGAGCAGACACAACTGACTGCGTCCGTTCCCGACGTCGCACAGAACTACGTTGGCGGTGAATGGACCGTACCTGCAGATGGAGAGGAACACTCACTCGAGAACCCCGCGACGGGAGACTCGATCGCGACAGTACATTACGCGAGCGCAAACGATGTCGAAACCGTCGTGGATACGGCAGCCGATGCGTTCGACGACTGGCGTCGTACCCCGCCCGTCGAGCGTATCCAGTATCTATTCGATCTGAAGGCCGAACTCGAGGATCGTCAGGAGGACATCGCACAGGCGCTGACTCGAGAACACGGGAAGACGCTTTCGGAGGCGCGCGGTGAAGTTCGACGCGGAATCGAGAACGTGGAGGTCGCCTCCGGGATCCCCAACATGTTCCGAGAGCAAAGCGGGAACGTCGAAGACGTCGCCAGCGGCGTCGACGAACGGTCCGTTCGCGAACCTCTCGGCGTTTTCACGGCGATCGTTCCGTTCAACTTCCCGGCGATGATCCCGCTGTGGTTCCTCCCGTACGCGGTCGCGACGGGGAACACGTTCGTTCTGAAGCCGAGCGAACGCGTTCCGCTGAGTTCCCAGATCATTTTCGACGCCGTCGACGCCGCCGGCTTCCCCGATGGCGTCGTCAATCTGGTCAACGGCGACGCGGAGGCGGTGAACGCGCTGATGGAACATCCCGAAGTCGCTGGCGTCTCGTTCGTCGGTTCCTCGCCCGTCGCGAAGTACGTCTACGAGACGGCGGCTCAGGAGGGCAAACGGGTCCAGGCACAGGGTGGTGCGAAGAACTACGCCGTCGTAACCGAGAGCGCGTCACTCTCCGAAGCGGTTCCCAACATTATCGGCTCGGTCTACGGCAACGCCGGTCAGCGGTGTCTCGCGAACGACGTCGTCGTCGGCGTCGGTGACGTCTACGACGATCTGCGCGAGCAGTTGATCGACGGTGCCGAGTCGCTGACCGTCGGATACGGCATCGACGAGGAGACCGACGTCGGTCCGCTCATCACGGGCGACTCCCGCGAGCGCGTGCTGGATCTCATCGACGACGCCCTCGAGGAGGGCGCAGAGCTCGTCCTCGACGGGCGCGACTACGAACACCCCGAGTACGACGGACACTTCCTCGGTCCGACGTTCCTCGAGGGCGTGACGACCGACATGGAGATCACCCAGACTGAAATTTTCGGTCCGGTGCTCTGTCTCGCGGACGCCTCGGATCTGGGCGAAGCGATCGAGATGGTGAACTCCACCCGGTATGGAAACGCGTCGTCTATCTACACGGAACGCGGCGGCGAGGCGAGAACGTACCGCTACGAGGTCGACGCTGGCAACATCGGTGTCAACGTCGGTGTCTGTGCACCGATGGGCTTTTTCCACTTCGGCGGACGAAAGGATTCGTTCTTCGGAGACCTGCACGCACAGGGAGAAGACGCGGTGAACTTCTACACCGAGAAGACGATTCTCATCGAGCGATGGAATCAGTAA
- a CDS encoding MgtC/SapB family protein translates to MIQDIMAVFEVPELLQQVVIAIAIGGLIGIEREKESTDKFAGLRTLALLCGAGPVMVYYAQISGYTAAVLLYLVLAAIFAFTIAYIRFTLSGDDIGLTTSVTVFFVALLGVIVGYGRFVEAAAITIIVAFLLAEKEQMVSFVDSLTYDELSDAMKVGALVFILYPILPAEPVDPYGVINLQEVLVFAIFVLMIEFSAYVSMRVFGGSKGLQVTGLLAGMANSFATAAVMARMANKSREALEAASSGIMLSVISMIIRNVGLASVIAFAIFWTIWIPALAMIAITVAIAYYLLRTSDSHDDIDVDIDSPFSFTSAAKFSAIYVAITVVAVVSQELLGDVGLLATAYTGGLISSAAVAVSAATVYNSGAASVEAAGGMVMLGIMASLSSKIVLVEIINGQMRKKAMLPMAFTGVVGLAVYFLV, encoded by the coding sequence ATGATACAAGACATAATGGCCGTATTCGAGGTGCCCGAACTCCTCCAACAGGTGGTGATCGCCATCGCGATCGGCGGACTGATCGGGATCGAACGGGAGAAGGAATCGACTGATAAGTTCGCCGGGTTGCGGACGCTCGCACTGCTGTGCGGTGCCGGTCCGGTGATGGTGTACTACGCCCAGATATCGGGCTACACCGCAGCAGTTCTGCTCTATCTCGTTCTCGCTGCGATTTTCGCGTTCACGATCGCCTACATCCGGTTTACGCTCTCGGGCGACGATATCGGATTGACGACGTCAGTTACGGTGTTTTTCGTTGCTCTCCTCGGCGTTATCGTGGGATACGGTCGCTTCGTCGAAGCGGCAGCGATCACGATCATCGTCGCGTTCTTGCTCGCGGAGAAAGAACAGATGGTCAGCTTCGTCGACAGTCTCACCTACGACGAGCTATCGGATGCGATGAAAGTGGGCGCACTGGTGTTCATCCTCTACCCGATTCTTCCCGCCGAACCGGTCGATCCCTACGGCGTCATTAATCTGCAGGAAGTGCTGGTCTTCGCGATATTCGTCCTGATGATCGAATTCTCCGCGTACGTCTCGATGCGCGTCTTCGGAGGCTCCAAAGGCCTGCAGGTGACTGGACTCCTCGCTGGGATGGCGAACTCGTTCGCGACGGCCGCCGTGATGGCCCGGATGGCCAACAAGTCGCGAGAGGCGCTCGAGGCTGCGTCCTCGGGGATAATGCTTTCGGTAATTTCCATGATCATCCGGAACGTCGGTCTCGCGTCGGTCATCGCGTTCGCCATCTTCTGGACGATCTGGATCCCTGCGCTGGCGATGATCGCGATCACCGTCGCGATCGCGTACTACCTGCTCAGGACGAGTGACAGCCACGACGACATCGACGTCGACATCGACTCGCCGTTTTCGTTCACGTCGGCGGCCAAGTTCTCCGCGATATACGTCGCGATTACGGTCGTCGCGGTCGTCTCCCAGGAGCTTCTCGGTGACGTCGGATTGCTCGCTACGGCGTACACGGGCGGACTCATCTCCTCCGCTGCGGTCGCCGTTTCCGCTGCGACCGTCTACAACTCCGGTGCAGCGAGCGTCGAGGCGGCCGGCGGGATGGTGATGCTCGGGATCATGGCCAGCCTCTCTTCGAAGATCGTCCTGGTCGAGATCATCAACGGACAGATGCGAAAGAAGGCGATGCTGCCGATGGCCTTCACCGGCGTGGTCGGTCTGGCGGTTTATTTCCTGGTCTGA
- a CDS encoding mandelate racemase/muconate lactonizing enzyme family protein, translating to MYEDFASDLAVTMWAEFDQTPTRNESTPEITDLNTIVVDGNFPWTIVTVETDEGVTGIGEAYPSPGVHEVITDYLRPVLVGENPLDVERLYYLMRGSLSGRGSQWGIGTIAISGVEIALWDAVGKILEQPVYQLLGGKMREEVQVYADCHAGEAMVSSAQEGQEAETYQPEAYAEAARMAVDDGFDMIKFDLDVPSGRDVNTLSRHFDGVEIEHKRSIVEAVTDEIGGDAEVAVDLHWNFSPETAERLCRAIEPYDLAWIEDPLPPENTDAMRELKRRVDVPLLTGENRYGRHGFRDLIEGQGVDFLAPDVPKVGGIAETKKIADMAETYYQALIPHNIGSPVATVATAHVGATVPNFVALEYHAREVPWWEDLVARDEPLIRNGRLEVPDAPGLGIELDWDVVEEHRKT from the coding sequence ATGTACGAAGACTTTGCATCCGATCTGGCCGTAACGATGTGGGCGGAGTTCGATCAGACGCCCACGCGAAACGAATCGACACCCGAAATAACCGATCTGAACACCATCGTCGTGGACGGGAACTTCCCGTGGACGATCGTCACGGTCGAGACGGACGAGGGTGTGACCGGTATCGGTGAGGCGTACCCATCACCGGGCGTCCACGAGGTCATTACCGATTACCTTCGACCGGTGCTAGTCGGGGAGAACCCGCTCGACGTCGAGCGACTGTACTACCTCATGCGTGGCAGCCTCTCCGGACGGGGCTCTCAGTGGGGTATCGGAACGATCGCGATCAGCGGCGTCGAAATCGCGCTGTGGGACGCCGTCGGGAAGATCCTCGAGCAACCCGTCTACCAGCTTCTCGGCGGAAAAATGCGCGAGGAGGTTCAGGTCTATGCGGACTGTCACGCGGGCGAGGCGATGGTGTCGTCCGCACAGGAAGGACAGGAAGCGGAGACCTACCAGCCGGAAGCGTACGCGGAGGCCGCACGGATGGCCGTCGACGACGGGTTCGACATGATCAAGTTCGACCTCGACGTCCCCTCTGGTCGCGACGTGAACACTCTCTCGCGTCACTTCGACGGCGTAGAGATCGAACACAAGCGATCGATCGTCGAGGCCGTCACCGACGAGATCGGCGGTGACGCCGAGGTCGCGGTCGACCTCCACTGGAACTTCAGCCCCGAAACCGCAGAACGGCTCTGTCGTGCGATCGAGCCCTACGATCTCGCGTGGATCGAAGATCCCCTGCCGCCAGAGAACACCGACGCGATGCGTGAACTGAAACGACGCGTGGACGTTCCGCTTCTGACCGGGGAGAACCGCTACGGTCGCCACGGATTCCGCGATCTCATCGAGGGGCAGGGCGTCGACTTCTTGGCACCCGACGTGCCCAAGGTCGGCGGTATCGCGGAGACGAAGAAGATCGCTGATATGGCCGAGACCTACTATCAGGCGCTGATTCCGCACAACATCGGCAGTCCGGTTGCGACCGTCGCAACCGCCCACGTCGGTGCGACGGTGCCGAACTTCGTCGCCCTCGAGTACCACGCACGAGAGGTTCCGTGGTGGGAGGACCTCGTCGCACGGGACGAACCGCTCATTCGAAACGGTCGCCTCGAGGTTCCGGATGCGCCCGGACTCGGCATCGAACTGGACTGGGACGTCGTCGAGGAACACCGAAAGACGTAG
- a CDS encoding histidinol-phosphatase HisJ family protein, with the protein MISLDLHVHTTYSDGSDIREMVAAADDAGLDAIGLADHCILHEDRFRRCDRTDFDETYPERRSDIERLQSEFDVTILDGVEMNYDPAYHDEIQEFLARAQFDYTIGSVHYADEYHIAKTGWFASVDEPDRAAAVDHYVDWQLQLIESELFDIVGHLDLCERSSELRGRITDEQYDDLLEALGRSRSVPEINAGRVFDDYGAVHPNPRVIDRFLDSGVRFVLGSDAHKPTELTKRAEYLTDFTESRDLECLPFENGLSVDEALKAY; encoded by the coding sequence ATGATATCACTCGATTTGCACGTTCACACGACGTATTCCGACGGATCGGACATACGAGAGATGGTCGCTGCGGCGGACGATGCGGGACTCGACGCGATCGGCCTCGCGGATCACTGTATCCTCCACGAGGATCGCTTTCGTCGCTGTGATCGGACCGACTTCGACGAGACGTATCCCGAGCGCCGATCCGACATCGAACGACTCCAGTCGGAGTTCGACGTGACGATCTTAGACGGCGTCGAGATGAACTACGATCCGGCGTACCACGACGAAATTCAGGAGTTCTTAGCGCGCGCGCAGTTCGATTACACGATCGGGAGCGTCCACTACGCCGACGAGTACCACATCGCGAAGACTGGCTGGTTCGCGAGCGTCGACGAACCCGACCGGGCGGCTGCCGTCGATCACTACGTCGACTGGCAACTCCAGCTGATCGAATCCGAACTCTTCGACATCGTGGGTCATCTGGACCTCTGTGAACGCTCGAGTGAACTCCGAGGACGAATCACGGACGAGCAGTACGACGACCTGCTCGAAGCGCTCGGTCGCTCGAGATCCGTTCCCGAGATCAATGCAGGCCGGGTGTTCGACGACTACGGAGCCGTCCATCCAAACCCCAGGGTGATAGATCGGTTTCTCGATTCGGGCGTTCGGTTCGTCCTCGGGTCAGACGCTCACAAACCGACGGAGTTGACGAAGCGAGCGGAGTACCTGACGGACTTCACTGAGTCACGCGACCTCGAGTGTCTCCCGTTCGAGAACGGTCTCTCCGTCGACGAGGCACTGAAGGCGTACTGA